The genomic region TGAGCCTTGGAAGCTTGATAATTACAGTAAAAAATGGTCCAGACTCTCAAATGCTATTAATTTCTCACCCTGGATTCTCAAGTATAACTCACCGGAAAATTCACCAGTTAATTCTCCACACTATGATACTCTGGATATTACTCCCAGCAACGCCAATATAAATGttgaaaatattgtaaataatttagaaaagTTAAATCAAACAATTAAATGTCATGGTGTTAATGTGGTAAGTAGTGTTGGTACTAATACTACGGGTACCCATAATAGTGATGTTAGTAATACAGTTGATAACAAATTAGACATAGATAATACATCGGGTAACactaatgataaattagaCAATACAAATGATAGAATAGTTGGTGAATAtaagattaaaaatacagTTGTCACGAGTTTACAGTTGCCCGACAATCATAATCCTATAACTAATGTAGATATAGTTGATGGATTagaatttgttaaaaataatactatAGATACTATTAATACAGTTGATAATGTTGTTAGTACTCTTGATAAAGTTGATCCAATTAAAGTTGATAATGTTAAGCAAGTGGATGTTAAATCAGAGGATACTATAAACTCGGAGGATAACTTAGTTGATGTTGTACCAGCAGATGTTGACAAATTGTCTATGGAGTTTGGTGAAGGAATTAAAGATATGTTTGGTATTGTAAAATCGCAAACACctttaattgattttgaaACACTTGCATTCTCTACTACTGATATGGATTCTGCATGTAATGAAATGCCTCTTACCGCTCACGATAATGGTGATCCAAATACTTTAGATGATAAtcctaatattaatacttaTGTACCAATAGATACCACCAATACAGTTGTACCTGGTACCACCACCACtgttaataatgttaatatgGATAATGCagataatactaataatattgcTGTTGTTACTAAAACTGGGGAGTCAGgtaataacaataatacTACGGATAATACTAGTAATACTGTAATAGATAATACAATAGTACCTAATAGAGTATTAGTAGAAAAGAGAGTTAATATAGAGAAATATAAAGATGGACAAATGAAGTTGACTGAATTGTTTAAATATGTTTATGAGAAAATTAGTAAGTCAAAACAGTTACCAGAATGTCcagaattattaaatatgaaagCTGAAGTCAGGAAAGaacttgaaaattttaCCAAATTAGATCATGAATCTATGATTAATACCAAAAGAAGGAAAGTTTTAGATGAAAATTATCTTGAACCAATTCCTGAAAattatgttaaaattaacaataaaattaaaataaaatctgACAATGGTAATGAGGGAGCTAATGGTAATGGTAAGAGTACTACTGGTACTACTGGTGAGGGaactaatactaatggtACTGTTACTACCACTGAAGTTAATAAGAATGTTGATAgaaaattgaataaaaaacAACGTATAATGAGAATGCGTGAGATAATGAAAAGTATGATAGAATTTGAAGCAATTGAGAGTGAGGATGAGAATTTATCTGATCCAGAGGAGATAAAACGTTCACTACAACTATTGAAGGAGAAATTAATGAACCCATCGGAGAGTGAAAGTGAGCCTGAATCTGAAACTGAGATAGCTCATGAGATGAAAGATTTTATAGGTGAAGTGGAAATTaatgaagaagatgaagaaattGCTAGACAAAGGTTTTATGAAGACTTGAGATTACAAGAGGAGGCAGAACTTGCCAAACTCATGACCTTTAAAGAGAAGGGTGAAAAAGAACTTACACGTCGTGAAGAAAGATTAAAACTCTTGATGAAACTTAAAAATGCAAAGAAAACTGATGAATTTCATCTTAGTGACTTTGAATCTTCTGATGAAGAAGTACAAAAgaaacataaaattaaagttaCACGAGAACATATTGATCAATTACTCAAGTTAAAACATCAAAAATTCATGTCTAAAGATGAACATCTTGAAcaatttattgattttaaattaaatcaagCTAATATTTCAATTCCATCGGGTATTCCATTACGGTgttacgttacggtgcttgctccagcAGCTCCAATATCactacttagttatatagtcCCTACGGGGGTATTTACTAGTTAGTTATTCTATTCTGCTTGACCAACCTCCGTAACtgaattaatatattatttagttgaTAATATAAGTGTAAGTACAAATCATGTGGAATTACCAAAGAATATGTTGGAACCAGAAAGTGTTACAAAGATAAAAAGTAGAAGAGATATGATTGATAATATGTTTAATGAAGGATTTGATTCAATATTTTCCAATATTGATCAATATAAATCAGATTCTACTCTCAGTGTTAATCCTTTTAGTACTCCTAATCGTACACTTGATAGCTCTCTCTCTAAATCACCTAAAAAATCAGGACTTGATAATTCTTTTTCTAAATCACCTAAAAAATCTGCACTTGTTATGAAATCATTTCGTTGGGATCATTCACAAGTTAAACCAGGACATTCTACTACAGTAAGGTATtgcgttacggtgcttgtaCACACAGATAGATATCCCCTACTGGGCCCTTAGACCTGAATGAGATTCTAATTACTTCCTTAGTCATTACTAGTAGTTATAACCATACTACAGatctttaaatatttatttacatattatatatataactatatagtatatattaaatgatatattgattttataggAATTTTAGAGGATTTACAGGATTCCATAATATTCCAAActcaattaataaaacaaatactaaataatcttatatcaaaattgtatattattatttattatattttatggtATAGCCAGTGTTAGAATGGGGagtatatattacacatttaaaaatgtttacGAATAGTGATAAGTATAATGATTTACCATCAGATGAAGAGGAAATAACACTTATAAAACATGTGAAAACCAATACTTCAAACCTAAATGTTAAAGTTTTAGGTGTTGTCGTAAAAACTATTTCCTCAATTGTTAAACAAGTTGGAATTTCACTGATTAACTTCTCTGAAAATGCCATTAAAGTTTCAGAAATTTCCGATAATGAATATTTCACTAATCTGgaatctttaattttacaagtaagttatttactatattaatgtatattataattttgtatagATTAATCCATCAAACTGTGTACTTGCAATTCCTAAAGATTCTCTTGATTATAAAAGAATCAATCATGTTATTTCTGTGTGTAATCTTAAAACCACCTTCAAATTCATTActaataaagaaattgatACTCTTGATggtatttaatttaaattataatatatatttaattaacttataatatatatttaattaacttataatatattaaatttaaattatatgtatTATAGATTTCAAAATAACGAATTCATtggaatatttattaatggaGGATGATTCAGTAAAGAATCATAtgaaagaaataaatttgaaactTGCTATGAAAGCATTTTGTCTCACTGCTGATTTCATTAACTATAAAGACCGAAATTATAAATCACATTTCACACTTTCCATTTATACTATGGATAATTATCTTTGTCTAGATCGTGCAGCATTCACTTCACTTTCTATATTACCATTCAATACACATCAACGTAATTATAcattactattatattattattatatacagatattatattatattattattatattataatattaattgtttaatagaaaatgttaaaatgAGTTTATATGATTTGTTGAATAAATGTAGAACAAGTATTGGTTCACAATTATTGAAGATGTGGATAACACAACCATTAGTGAGTGTAGTGGATATAAAAAAGAGACAAGACTGTGTAGAAGCATTCAAATCAATGTATAGAACAATTCAATCAGAATGTTTAAGAAAAGTACAAAATTTAGATCAAATATTGACaaagtttaaaaatttcGACATGGGCATTGAGGCAAAATCTACAAAACAACCAAGTTTCGAAGATTTAGTGGTCTTATACGATTGTATAATATCTGCAAATAGACTTAATCAATTTACTTTTAAACGTTATGATGGAATCCATTCACATACAATCCGTGAATTGTTTGCTGAACCTTTATCGAAGATTTCAAGTAAATTTGAAAGTTATTTGCGATTAGTTGAGAAGACAGTGGATTTGAAAGAGGCAGAAAACCGAGTTTACGTTTTTAATCGGAATTTTGACGAATCtttgaagaaaatttcATCAAAACTTGATCAAATACGTTATGATATTGAGGGACAGAGACAGACGATACAAAATGAGTTACCTTACTCGGGTAAAAAAGGCAATCAAGTTAAAATTGTGGAATGTAACACTCTAGGGTTTCTATTTAGAATACCTAAAAAGGATCAACCAAGTCTGTTAAAAGCTCAAATCCCAGGTGTTAATATAGAAAAGGTACGCCTTAACAAGAATGAGTTTTTATTTACAACACCAAAACTAAGGAGACAGTGTACACTATATAAGAGTACACTGGCACAATATGAAGAGTCACAGGATCTTATGGTTAAAAGGACTTTTAAAGTTGCATGTACTTATTGGTCACTACTGGAACGGTTTATTAAGATTATTGCAACCCTAGATGTATTAACAGCTTTTGCGGAAGTTGCTACTCTTTTCAATTATGTAAGACCAACTATTGATGAAACTGGCAAAACAGTTAATCTCGTTGATGCTAGGCATCCACTTGTTGAATATGTACTCACATCAAATTCTTTTATACCAAATGATTTATATATGGAACGTGATCGTTCAAGAGTGCATATTACCACTGGTCCTAATATGGGTGGTAAATCAACATATATTAAACAagtaattaattatattatagaatttaatagaattatattttatattatataattattttctataataattgtataggTTGGATTAATAGCAATAATGAATCAAATAGGATCATTTGTACCATGTAAAAAAGCGAAATtaccaatttttaaacatataTTATGTAGAATTGGTGCTTCAGATATACAACTCAGgtatattcatttaattattctattcatttaataatatttaatgattGTTTAGAGGAGTTTCAACATTTTTAGCTGAAATGGTAGAATCAGCAGCTATACTTAGAATGGCTAATGAACATTCATTAGTTATTATTGATGAATTAGGTCGTGGTACATCAACACATGATGtaatacaattatatatattatacaatatacaattatatatattattttggTTTTAGGGATTTGGATTATCATGGGCAATAGTAGTAGATTTAATAGAACGTGCAAAATGTTTTTGTTTATGTGCTACACATTTTCATGAAATGGGTTCATTAGCATTAGGTAATCaaactatatataaataataatatagaaCATTTTGGAGTTGTAAATAAACATTTAACAGCACAATTTTATGATTCTAACAATAGTATgacatttttatataaagtGAAAGATGGCGTTTGTAAAAAATCGTTTGGAATTAATGTTGCAATTATAGCCAAATTTCCTCCAGATGTATTCACTatctatatattaattaggtagttaaggggttAGTTAAATAAGTGATAGTTTAGTAGTCCAAGTACACACTACTTAAGTAGttttatagtatataatttagttatataatttaatatatatattgtagGTAATAGAAAGTGCAAGAAATAAGTTGAAAGAACTTGAACATAAATATAGTCCTAAACATACAGATTTAATTAAAGATTTATTAAGATCACCAACATTCAcagaatttaaaaatagtCTACAGACTCTCGCACTAGAAgcttaatatatttaaaatactatATTTGAAAgtataatttgatttattatgGAATTTGTGGAATTTTGTGGAATATTGTGGAATTTTGTGGAATAATTAAACTGATAGTGATTCTATATTGTGTTAGcagttaataattattctatGAAATATCTATTAGTTTGATTCTATagatataattattttatttgtatttttggCTATTAAGggaataataattgttatttAACTAAGATATTTTTGATTATTGTTGGAACATCACCATGGTCTCTAAATTAGGTACTAAACATCAATAAATCTTCACACAAACTCTATCactcattattaattaattttaaacactATTGATAGTATAATCTGCTCTATGGATTCTAGTTTTATTGagattttattagtttGTTCTGgggtaaaaaattattcgACTCCCCAGATTTAGTTACTATGGACTTATGCATTTTCGACTATATATGTGGTGGGAGGTAAACGAGCACTTGACTTAACCTTCGTTGGTATTGAGCATAACCACACCTAGAACGTATAACCACGCAAGTGAGTAGGCTAGAGCCTATATTCTCTAATCCCAAGTACTTGGTATTTTTGGATTAGACGTTTGATGTACTGTGATACCTCAGGTGAATTGATGAGTTTCCGGTTCTGGTAGCTCTTCAACCCTGACAAGTAACAGGACCCAAAcattaatgatttaaatcCAACTAACCTACGGGACATTTTGGCCTAGGGGTTCTGGAGGATTTGGTCATTAATGGAAATCTAGGTTAGTTATAAGGTTGACACTTTGTCACCTTCGGGGTTTCTTTGAACTAACAAGTTGCATATTGATATGTTTCGGGTTGACGTGACATTACTAAGCATTGCTAATTGTTGTGTAGATTAGTGTACAATCCTATGGACGTTTGTGGATATCCAAGTAACCTAGGTTATTTGTTGAAATTCATAAACTAAGATCATACCAGTTCAACTCCCACTTTTGGTAGTTTGAGTTTGTATGGTTGTAACTATTTGGATGTACATGGTCGTGACATGGAAATACTTTTGGATGTATGTGGATAGGAACCTAGGTACAGCTTTGTTAGTGCAACTGGCCACTGTGCTGCATTGCTGTGTTTGGATGTGCTCTTCACTAATTCCTCGTAGTATTTTGATGCTCACGTTGGAGTTTATCTGTATTAAACAATAGCCACGAGTTGGTGACTAATCTAACCACTGGATTAGTCAGTACAAGGATCTATCTCTCAAAACTATCTGGACACTGTCCACTAAGTTAAGTTCTCTAACTACATGAGTAGATCCTTATCCAAACCAATTAATCTCCATTGGTGTTTAATTTGGTATTTGGATATTTGTATATAGTAACCTGGTTGATCCTGCCAGTAGTCATATGCTTGTCTTAAAGATTAAGCCATGCATGTCTAAGTATAAGCTTTTATATGGTGAAACTGCGAATGGCTCATTACAACAGTTATAGTTTATTTGATGTTCGTTTCTACATGGATAACCGTGCTAATTGTAGGGCTAATACATGTTCGAGGCCATTTGGCGGCGTTTATTAGACCTAAAACCAAACCGCTTGCGGTGTCCGGTGATTCATAATAAATATGCGAATCGTACTCTGTACGATGTATCATTCAAGTTTCTGACCTATCAGCTTTGGACGGTAGGGTATTGGCCTACCGGGGCAACGACGGGTAACGGGGAATTAGGGTTCGATTCCGGAGAGGGAGCCTGAGAAACGGCTACCACATCTAAGGAAGGCAGCAGGCGCGCAAATTACCCAATCCTGACACAGGGAGGTAGTGACAAGAAATAACAATACGGGGCTTAAAGTCTTGTAATTGGAATGATG from Theileria annulata chromosome 1, complete sequence, *** SEQUENCING IN PROGRESS *** harbors:
- a CDS encoding DNA mismatch repair protein msh2, putative encodes the protein MEDDSVKNHMKEINLKLAMKAFCLTADFINYKDRNYKSHFTLSIYTMDNYLCLDRAAFTSLSILPFNTHQQNVKMSLYDLLNKCRTSIGSQLLKMWITQPLVSVVDIKKRQDCVEAFKSMYRTIQSECLRKVQNLDQILTKFKNFDMGIEAKSTKQPSFEDLVVLYDCIISANRLNQFTFKRYDGIHSHTIRELFAEPLSKISSKFESYLRLVEKTVDLKEAENRVYVFNRNFDESLKKISSKLDQIRYDIEGQRQTIQNELPYSGKKGNQVKIVECNTLGFLFRIPKKDQPSLLKAQIPGVNIEKVRLNKNEFLFTTPKLRRQCTLYKSTLAQYEESQDLMVKRTFKVACTYWSLLERFIKIIATLDVLTAFAEVATLFNYVRPTIDETGKTVNLVDARHPLVEYVLTSNSFIPNDLYMERDRSRVHITTGPNMGGKSTYIKQVGLIAIMNQIGSFVPCKKAKLPIFKHILCRIGASDIQLRGVSTFLAEMVESAAILRMANEHSLVIIDELGRGTSTHDGFGLSWAIVVDLIERAKCFCLCATHFHEMGSLALEHFGVVNKHLTAQFYDSNNSMTFLYKVKDGVCKKSFGINVAIIAKFPPDVIESARNKLKELEHKYSPKHTDLIKDLLRSPTFTEFKNSLQTLALEA